The sequence CGCATCCAGGCCGGTGAGAAGGACGTCGTCCTGCTGGGCGCGACCGGCACCGGCAAGTCCGCCACCACGGCGTGGATGATCGAGAAGCTCCAGCGCCCCACCCTCGTGATGGCGCCGAACAAGACTTTGGCCGCCCAGCTCGCCAACGAGTTCCGCGAGCTGCTGCCCAACAACGCCGTCGAGTACTTCGTGTCGTACTACGACTACTACCAGCCCGAGGCGTACGTCCCCCAGTCGGACACCTACATCGAGAAGGACTCCTCGATCAACGAGGAGGTCGAGCGCCTGCGTCACTCGGCCACCAACTCGCTGCTCACCCGCCGCGACGTCGTCGTGGTCGCCTCGGTGTCCTGCATCTACGGCCTCGGTACGCCGCAGGAGTACGTGGACCGCATGGTCCCGCTCCGGGTCGGCGACGAGATCGACCGCGACGAGTTGCTGCGCCGCTTCGTGGACATCCAGTACACGCGCAACGACATGGCGTTCACCCGCGGCACCTTCCGGGTCCGCGGCGACACCATCGAGATCTTCCCGGTCTACGAGGAGCTGGCCGTCCGCATCGAGATGTTCGGCGACGAGATCGAGGCGCTGTCCACGCTCCACCCGCTCACCGGTGAGATCATCAGCGACGACCGGCAGCTCTACGTCTTCCCCGCCTCCCACTACGTCGCCGGCCCCGAGCGCATGGAGCGGGCCGTCAACGACATCGAGAAGGAGCTGGGGGAGCGTCTCGGCGAGCTGGAGAGGCAGGGAAAGCTGCTGGAGGCCCAGCGGCTGCGGATGCGCACCACGTACGACATCGAGATGCTCCGCCAGATCGGCTCGTGCTCCGGCGTGGAGAACTACTCGCTGCACTTCGACGGCCGTGCCCCCGGTTCCCCGCCCAACACCCTGCTGGACTACTTCCCGGACGACTTCCTGCTCGTCATCGACGAGTCGCACGTCACGGTCCCGCAGATCGGCGCGATGTACGAAGGCGACGCCTCCCGCAAGCGCACCCTGGTCGACCACGGCTTCCGCCTGCCCTCCGCCCTGGACAACCGCCCCCTGAAGTGGGAGGAGTTCCAGGAGCGCATCGGGCAGACCGTCTACCTCTCGGCCACCCCCGGTGCCTACGAACTGTCCCGCTCGGACGGCGTCGTGGAGCAGATCATCCGCCCGACCGGCCTGGTCGACCCGGAGGTCGTGGTCAAGCCCACCGAGGGCCAGATCGACGACCTGGTGCACGAGATCCGCAAGCGCACCGAGAAGGACGAGCGGGTCCTCGTCACCACGCTGACCAAGAAGATGGCCGAGGACCTCACCGACTACTTCCTGGAACTCGGCATCCAGGTGCGCTATCTGCACAGCGACGTCGACACCCTGCGCCGCATCGAGCTGCTGCGCGAACTGCGCGCCGGTGAGTACGACGTCCTGGTCGGCATCAACCTGCTCCGTGAGGGCCTGGACCTGCCCGAGGTGTCGCTGGTGGCGATCCTGGACGCCGACAAGGAGGGCTTCCTGCGCTCCGGCACCTCGTTGATCCAGACCATCGGCCGCGCGGCGCGCAACGTCTCCGGCCAGGTCCACATGTACGCCGACAAGATCACCCCGGCGATGGAGAAGGCCATCGACGAGACCAATCGCCGCCGGGAGAAGCAGATCGCCTACAACAAGGCCCGCGGCATCGATCCGCAGCCGCTGCGCAAGAAGATCAACGACATCGTGGCGCAGATCGCCCGCGAGGAGGTCGACACCGAACAGCTCCTCGGCTCCGGCTACCGCAAGACGAAGGACGGCAAGGGCGCGAAGGCCCCGGTTCCGTCGCTCGGCGACAAGGCGGCCAAGGCCGGCAAGGCCACGAAGGGCGCCAAGGGCAAGACGGTGCCCACCGACCGTCCGGCGGCCGAGCTGGCCGGGCAGATCGAGGAGATGACCGAGCGGATGCGCGCCGCCGCCGCGGAGCTGCAGTTCGAGGTCGCGGCCCGGCTGCGCGACGAGGTCTCCGAGATGAAGAAGGAACTGCGTCAGATGCGGGAGGCCGGCCTCGCCTGAGCCCCGCACCGCCGCCGACCTCGGCATTTTCGTGCCAAGTGTTGCAACACCGACACAAAGCGCGAGCCGGGGTCGGCGCTGTCGCCGGCCCCTGCGTAGGGTTCTGGACAACCGCGTCGCGCGACGGCCCGGCGCGGCAGCAGGGGACTGTCGAGAGGGGATTCAGCCGTGTCGGTCAACTTGTCCAAGGGTCAGGCCATCAGCCTGGAGAAGAACGACGGGGCCTCCCTGACCGCGGTCCGCATGGGGCTCGGCTGGCAGGCGGCGAAGCGGCGCGGCCTGTTCGGCTCCCGCACCCGCGAGATCGACCTGGACGCCTCGGCGGTCCTCTTCGCCGGCCAGGAGCCGCAGGACGTCGTCTTCTTCCGCCACCTGGTGAGCGACGACGGTTCGGTGCGCCACACCGGTGACAACCTCGTCGGCGGCGCCGGCCAGGGCGGTGACGACGAGGCGATCCTGGTGGACCTCCAGCGCGTCCCGGCCCGCATCGACCAGATCGTCTTCACGGTGAACTCCTTCACCGGCCAGACCTTCCAGGAGGTCCAGAACGCGTTCTGCCGCCTCGTGGACGAGACCAACGGCCAGGAACTCGCCCGCTACACCCTGGCCGGCGGCGGCGACCACACCGCCCAGATCATGGCCAAGGTGCACCGGGCGGGCTCCGGCTGGACGATGACCGCCCTCGGCGCCCCGGCTGACGGCCGCACCTTCCAGGACCTGATGCCGGCGATCCGCCCGCACCTGTGAGTACGGCGGCGGTGACCCACTGCCGCGGCACCCATGCCAAGCACTGGTAAAGGTCCCCTGAGCTGCGGACTTGGTATTTATTTTGCTTAGGCCTTTACCTTCTCTTGGTGATTGGGGTACTGTTTTCCGTACGGAGGGGAGTACTCCCTTTGCTGCGGCGCACCCGTCAATACGGACAAGTTCGAGTCCCGGGGCGCCGGCCCGTCACGGGCGGAAGAGACCTCCGGCAGCGACAACGCTGATGTCTTTGCCGTCACGCAATGCCGGAGGTGCAGTGGAAGTCTCCATGGGCCTGTGGGTCCTCACCATCGTGGGTCTCGCCGCTCTGATCGCGGTCGATTTCTTCATCGGCCGCAAGCCCCATGAGGTATCGGTCAAGGAAGCGGGCATCTGGACGGTCGTCTGGATCACCCTGGCCGGCCTCTTCGGCCTCGGCCTCCTCGTCTTCGGCGGCGGACAGCCGGCCGGCGAGTTCTTCGCGGGCTTCATCACCGAGAAGTCGCTGAGCGTCGACAACCTCTTCGTCTTCGTCCTCATCATGGCGAAGTTCGCGGTGCCCACCCGGTACCAGCAGCGCGTCCTGCTCGTCGGCGTCCTCATAGCCCTGGTCCTGCGGGCCGTCTTCATCGCCGCCGGGGCCGCGATCATCACCAGCTTCTCCTGGGTGTTCTACCTCTTCGGCGCCTTCCTGATCTGGACCGCCTGGAAGCTCATCCAGGAGGCCCGCGCGGAGGAGCATGACGAGGAGTACGAGGAGAACAAGCTCCTGAAGGCCGCGGAGCGCCGGTTCGGCGTGGCCGACCGGTACCACGACACCAAGCTGTGGATCCGGCAGAACGGCAAGCGCGTCATGACGCCGATGCTGGTCGTGATGCTGGCCATCGGCACCACGGACGTACTGTTCGCCCTGGACTCCATCCCCGCGATCTTCGGCCTGACCCAGGACCCGTACATCGTCTTCACCGCCAACGCCTTCGCCCTGATGGGTCTGCGCCAGCTGTACTTCCTCATCGGCGGACTGCTCAAGAAGCTGGTGCACCTGTCGTACGGGCTGTCGATCATCCTCGGCTTCATCGGCGTCAAGCTGGTGCTGCACGCCCTGCACGAGTCCGGTGTCCATGTCCCCGAGATCAGCATCCCGGTCTCGCTCGGCGTGATCTGCGTGGTCCTCGCCGTCACCACGGTCACCAGCCTCCTCGCCACCAGGAAGCAGGAGGCGCGGGCCGACGGCGAAGGCGCCCGGAAGAACCACGTCGACGTGTGACGGCCCCGCCGTCCCCCGACGGGGCCCGGTCCCACCGGCACCGGGCCCCGCACCGGAAAGGACGAGAAGTATCCGAAAAGAACGGAATGCGAATCCTGTACGCCTCTGCGACCATCACCGCATGATCACTCGGCTCCGGTCGCTCACCCGTCAATGGACGATCCTCCTGCCGGTGCTCGCGGTCGTCCTGCTGGCCCTCACCTGGGGCCGGGGCCTGCCCGGCCCCGCCGTCGCCCTGGTGACCGTGGTCCTCGCCGGCTCCGTCCTGGCGGCGGTCCACCACGCCGAGGTGGTCGCCCACCGGGTCGGCGAGCCCTTCGGCTCCCTGGTGCTCGCCATCGCCGTCACGATCATCGAGGTCGCTCTGATCGTCACCCTCATGGCCGACGGCGGCGACAAGAGTTCGACGCTGGCCCGGGACACCGTCTTCGCCGCCGTGATGATCACCTGCAACGGCATCGTCGGCATCAGCCTGCTCGTCGCCTCCCTGCGGCACGGCACGGCGCTCTTCAACCCCGAGGGCACCGGTGCGGCGCTGGCGACCGTCGCGACGCTGGCCACGCTCAGCCTGGTGCTGCCGACCTTCACCACCAGCAGGCCCGGACCCGAGTTCTCCACCGTCCAGCTGACCTTCGCCGCGCTGTCGTCACTGATCCTCTACGGCCTGTTCGTGACCACCCAGACCGTGCGGCACCGTGACTACTTCCTGCCCGTCACCCGGCAGGGCGCGACCGTCAGAGGCGACGACCACGCGGCGCCCCCGACCGCGCGCACCGCCCGGTTCAGCCTGGGCCTGCTCGGGCTGGCGCTGGTGGGCGTGGTCGGCCTGGCCAAGGGCGTGTCGCCCACGATCGAGTCGGGCGTGGCGGCGGCCGGACTGCCGCAGGCGGTGGTCGGCGTGATCATCGCCCTGCTCGTCCTGCTGCCCGAGACGATCGCCGCGCTGCGCGCCGCCCGCCGGGACCGGGTGCAGACCAGCCTCAACCTCGCGCACGGCTCCGCGATGGCCAGCATCGGCCTGACCATCCCGGCCGTGGCCCTGGCCTCCGTCTGGCTGTCCGGGCCGCTCGTCCTCGGCCTCGGCTCGACGCACATGCTGATGCTCGCGCTGACCGTGGTGGTCAGTTCCCTGACCGTGGTGCCCGGCCGGGCCACACCGCTCCAGGGCGGCGTCCACCTGGTGCTGTTCGCGGCGTACCTGGAACTGGCGGTCAACCCCTAGCGCCTGTCTGACCCTTCCCGTCTGCCGCGCGACGCCATGCACGCACTCTCGCCGCACCGGTCCCAGACCCGAGTACGTCCCGTACGAGGGCCTGGAGCCGGCATGCCGAGAGCACGCACCCGACGCCGCGCGGCCGCCCTTCGGGCGACGACGTGAATGGTCAGACAGGTCCTGGCAGCCGTCCCTCCGCGCGTGGTGCGCCGGTCAGCCCGTAACCGGTTCCACCGCCGCCACGGGCACCGGACGCGTCTCCGGCAGCAGTGCGAAGCACACCAAACTGATCAGCGCGATCCCCGTCAGATACGCGCCGACGCCCCACGGCACCGGTCCGCCCCGCTCCGCCAGCGCCGTGGCCACGATCGGGGTGAGGGCGCCGCCGAGAACCCCGCCGAGGTTGTAGCCCACGGCGGCGCCCGTGCACCGCACCCGCGGCTCGTACAACTCCGGCAGATAGGCGGCGACCACCGCGAACATGGTGACGAAGGCGAGCAGGGCGCCCAGGATGCCGAGGAACATCAGCAGCGGCTCCCCGGTCGCCAGCAGCGCGACCATCGGGAGCATCCACAGAGCAGAGGCCACGCATCCCGTCAGGCACATCGGCCGGCGCCCGAACCGGTCGGCGACCAGCGCCACGAGCGGCACGAGCGCGCCCTGAACGAGTACCGCGCCCATGACGCACGTCAGCATGACCGTACGGCTCACACCGAGCCGTTCCGTCGCATAGGCCAGCGACCAGGTCGTCACCGCGTAGAAGACCGCGTAACCCACCGCGAGCGCTCCGGCCGTCAGCAGCACCAGCCGCCCGTGATGCCGTACGACCTCGAAGAACGGCACGCGCGCGTGATCGTCGATCTCCAGGAAGCGGGGGCTCTCCGCGAGCGACGAGCGCAGCCACAGACCGGCCAGCGCCAGCGCCCCGGCCGCCCAGAACGGCACGCGCCAGCCCCAGCGCGCGAACTCCGCGTCGGACAGCGCCGCCGACAGCGCGAGCACCACTCCGTTGGCCAGCCCGAACCCGAGCGCCGGACCGACCTGCGGGAAGCTCGACCACAGGGCACGCCGCCCGGCCGGGGCGTGCTCGGCGGTCAGCAGCACCGCACCGCCCCACTCCCCGCCGAGCCCCAGTCCCTGCAGGAAGCGCAGAACGAGCAGCAGGACGGGCGCTGCGACGCCGATGGCGCCGTAGGACGGCACACAGCCGACCGCGACCGTGGCGAAACCGGTCAGCAGCAGCGAGCCGACGAGCACCGGCCGCCGCCCGCGCCGGTCCCCGAGATGCCCGAACAGCACCGAGCCCAGCGGTCTGGCGATGAACCCCACCCCGAACGTTGCGAAGGCCGCCAGCGTGCCCGCCAGAGGCGAGAACGTCGGGAAGAACAGCGGTCCGAGCACCAGGGCCGCCGCCGTGCCGTAGACGAAGAAGTCGTAGAACTCGATCGCCGTCCCGGCGAGCGAGGCGGCGGCGAGCCGCGGCATGGACGGCCTGTTGACAGCCTGTACATCACGCATGACGGATCAACTACCCACCGTGATCACGAGTTACGGGGGCGTGCGGAGGTGATCGCGGGGCCAGTGGTGCGCGCCGTGGAGACCGGCGTGCACGGCAGGCGGTCCGACCGGACCGGCGTGATAGACCGGTGTGACGAGCAGCGGTCGCAGACGCGCCGCCACGACGGACCGGAGGAACCGTGCCCCGTACCCTGGCCAACGCCCCGATCATGATCCTCAACGGGCCCAACCTGAACCTGCTCGGCCAGCGCCAGCCCGAGATCTACGGCAAGGAGACACTGGCCGACGTGGAGGCGCTGTGCGCCAAGGCGGCGGCCGCGTACGGCGGCACGGTGGACGCCCGGCAGTCCAACCACGAGGGCCAGCTGGTCGACTGGATCCACGAGGCGAGGCTCGGCCACTGCGGGATCGTCATCAACCCCGGTGCCTACTCGCACACCTCGGTCGCCATCCTGGACGCGCTCAACGCCTGCGACGGCATGCCCGTGCTGGAGGTGCACATCTCCAACATCCACCAGCGCGAGCCGTTCCGGCACCACTCGTACGTCTCGCGGCGCGCCGACGGCGTGATCGCCGGCTGCGGTGTGCAGGGCTATGTGTTCGGCGTGGAGCGCGTCGCGGCGCTGCTCGGGGCGGCGCGCGCGGACGCGTGAGCCCGCGCGCGGGACTACAGCCGGCCCGCCTCCACGATCCGGCGCAGAAAGCGCCGGGTGCGCTCGTGCCGCGGCTCGCCGAAGACCTGCTCGGCGCTGCCGTGCTCCAGCACGACCCCGCCGTCCAGGAAGCACACCTGGTCGGCGACGTCCCGCGCGAACCCCATCTCGTGCGTCGCCAGCACCATGGTCATGCCGTCCTCCTTCAGCCCGCGGACGACCTCCAGCACCTCGCCCACCAGTTCCGGGTCGAGCGCGGCCGTGATCTCGTCCAGCAGCAACAGCCGGGGCCGCACCGCCAGGGCCCGCACGATCGCCACCCGCTGCTGCTGGCCGCCGCTGAGCCGGTCCGGGTAGGCATCCGCCTTCCCGGCCAGGCCGAGGCGCTCCAGCAGCTCCCCGGCCCGCTCCTCGGCCTCCGCGCGGGCCACCCCGTGCACCCGGCGCGGCGCGAGCGTGATGTTGTCCAGGACGGTCATGTGCGGAAACAGGTTGTACGCCTGGAAGACGACGCCGATCCGGCGCCGTACCGCGTCCTGGTCCGCCCGCGGGTCGGTGATCTCCTCGCCGTCCAGCCAGATCGCGCCGTCGTCGATCTCCTCCAGGAGGTTGGCACAGCGCAGCAGCGTCGACTTGCCCGAGCCGGAGGCGCCGATCAGCGCGGTCACCGTGTGCGGCGCGACCTGAAGATCGATGTCCCGCAGGACGACCGAGCCGCCGAAGGTCTTGCGGACCGACTCCATCCGCAGGACGGGCGCGTTGCCGGCGGGCGTGCTCTCCAGCGTGCTCACAGCGATCCTTCCCGGGTGTTCACAGGGACCCTCCCTGCGCCCGCCGCCGGTCCGTCCGGGCCGTCACCCAGTCGGTGAACCGGGTCATCGGAATGGTCAGCGCGACGAACGCCAGCCCCGCGACGATGTACGGCGTGTAGTTCAGACTGCGGCCCACGATGATGTCGGCCGCCCGTACGGCGTCCACCGCGCCGCCGATGGAGACGAGACCGGTGTCCTTCTGCAGCGAGACCAGGTCGTTGAGCAGCGGCGGCACCTGGCGGCGCACCGCCTGCGGCAGGACGACGTGGCGCAGGGCCTGCCGGTTGGTCAGGCCCAGCGAACGGGCCGCCGCGCGCTGCGAGGGGTGGACGGAGTCGATGCCGGCCCGGAACACCTCCGCCACGTACGCCGAGTAGGTCAGCGTCAGCGCCGTGCCGCCGAGCACCACCGGATCGACCGTCACGCCCTGCAGCCGCAGCGCCGGCACGCCCAGGACGACGATCATCAGGTTGATGATCAGCGGCAGACCGCGGAAGAAGTCGGTGTAGGCCGCCGCCAGCACCCGCAGCGGGAAGAACACCGGGCCGCGCAGGGTCCGCGCGATGGCGATCAGCATGCCGAGGACCAGGACGGCGACGCCGCAGACCAGCAGCAGCCGGAGGTTCAGCCACAGCCCTTCGAGGATCTTCGGGAACGCCTCGCGCGCGTAGTGCGCGCTGAAGAAGGTCTCCTTGGTGCGCGGCCAGCCGGGAGCGCTGACGACGACCAGGTAGAGCAGCGCGGCCGTGACCAGGGTCGACAGGGCCGCGATCGCCGTGGCGCGGCGGGCCCGGGCGCGTCGGTGGCGGTCCCGCGCCAGGCGCCGTTCGGAGGGCACGTAGCCGTCGTCGCGGGGACCGCCCCCGGCCGGGCCACCGGTGTCGTCCGCCCCTTCCCGGGCCGGCTCGCCCTTGACGACCGTCACTTGAGCACCGGCGCGTCGACGGCGTCCGAGAGCCACTGCTTCTCGATCCCGGCCAGCGTGCCGTCCTCGCGCAGGGCGTCGACGGCGGCGGTCACGCACGAGGTCAGCGCGCTGCCCTTGTCCAGGACGAGCCCGAACTGCTCGGGCGTGCCGCCCTGGTGCTCGAACTGGCCGACGATCCTCGCGTTCGTGACCTCGGCCGCGGTGATGTAGAACGCGGTCGGCAGATCGGTGACGATGGCGTCGACCTGACCGTTCTTCAGCGCGGACTTGGCCTGGTCGTTCTTGGCGAAGACGGCCGCCTGCTCAGTCGGTTTCACCAGGTCGGTGATGTAGTCGAGGCTCGTGGTGCCCACCTGCGCGCCCAGCTTGAGCTTCCGCAGCCCGGCGATGTCCGTCGCCTCGGCCGCCTTGCCGCCCTTCAGCGCGATGACGGCCTGCCGCACGTCGTAGTAGCCGGAGGAGAAGTCCACGGCCTTCTTGCGCTCGTCACTGATCGACACCTGGTTGATGTCGAAGTCGAAGCTCTTCACCCCTGGCGCGAACGCCTTGTTGAACGGCACGCTCTGCCAGACGACGGCGCTCTTGTCGTAACCGAGCCGCTTGGCCACGGCATAGGCGACCGCCGACTCGAAGCCCTTGCCGCTGGCCGGCTTGTCGTCCTGGAACCAGGGCTCGTACGCCGGTTCGTCCGTCGCGATGGTCAGCTTCCCGGAGGTCTTCGTGGCGAGCCCGCCCTTGGCGCAGCTCTTCGCGGCCGGCCCGGACGGGGCGGCGGACGCCTTCTCCTCGGGCTGCGGCGCACAGCCGACAGCGGTGGCGAGCAGGGCTACGGTGGCGGCGGCGACCGCGCTGCGCAGGGTGCGAGGGGCAGGATGCATGGCGGGAGAGTGGCAGCGAACGCGGCATCTGTCCAGGTCACAGCGGTAGTTGTCCGCATAGTGGGAACGGGTGTTGCGGCTGTGTGAACACGGCCCGCGTCTTCACGCGGGCGTGGGTGATGCCTGGGCCGCCGGCCGAGGGCGGTGGGTTGGAGACCGGCGGCCCTACCCCTCAGGCGCTGTCGGCCTGCGCGGGCTGCTACCAGTGGACTGCGCGGAGCCGTTCTCCGGGAGTGCGCACGGGGGCTCGGTGTGTGCGAATGAATCACAGGGGGCGCGTGCGAGGGTGGTGCGCGCCGGGAGCATGTGTGGTGCGCGGTGCGCGCCCGGCGCGTGTACGGCCTGTGCGCCGGAGCACGGGTGTCTCCCGGCGGAGTGTCTGTTTGCCCGCGGTGTTCGTCAGAGCGCGCGAGCGGCGCCGTGCGGGCCAGCCGCGCGGCGCCGCTCCCGCTCACCACCCGCGCGCGTGCCACTCCGGCAGATGCGGCCGCTCCGCGCCCAGTGTCGTGTCGTTGCCGTGCCCCGGGTAGACCCAGGTCTCGTCCGCCAGCGCGCCGAAGATCTTCGTCTCCACGTCGTGGATCAGGCTGGCGAACGCCTTCGGGTCCTTGTGCGTGTTGCCGACACCGCCGGGGAAGAGGCAGTCGCCGGTGAAGACGTGCGGGTGGCCGTGCGGGTCGTCGTAGACCAGCGCGATCGAACCGGGCGTGTGCCCGACCAGATGGCGCGCGGTCAGCTCCACCCGGCCCACCCTGATCACATCGCCGTCGTCGACGAGGACGTCGGTGGGCACGGGGATGCCGGCGGCGTCTTCGCGGCCGGCGTAGGTACGCGCGCCCGTGGCCGCGACGACCTCGGCGAGGGCCTGCCAGTGATCACCGTGCCGGTGGGTGGTGACGACGGACGCGATGCCGTCGTCACCGATCATGCCGAGGAGCGCCGGCGCCTCGTTGGCGGCGTCGATCAGGAGCTGCTCGTCGGTGGCCCGGCAGCGCAGCAGATAGGCGTTATTGTCCATCGGGCCGACCGCGATCTTGGTGATCATCAGGTCTTTCAGCTCGTGCACATCCGCCGGTCCGCCGACCTTGACCTCTCCGGTGTACGTCATGTCGGCAGCCTATAGCGGACCGATCCCGGCGCACGCCCTCCCGGACGGGCCCGCGGACGGCCGCGGGCCGGTTCCTACAGCGGAGGCAGCTTCGGCAGCTCACCGCCGTCCACCGTCAGCGACGCGCCGTCGCGTCGCCCGGCGAGCCAGCCCAGCAGGTCCGCCGGCCGGCCGGTCACCGTGATACCGGGCGCTCCGGCCTCGCGTCCGGTGGTCCACGCGCGCGTGCCGTCCGTGAGGCGGACCGCCGGGACGTCGGGGTGCCCGGAGAACCGCTCCGCGAGGAAGCCGGTCTCCCGCTCCAGGAACTCGGCCGGCAGATCCTCCAGCTCGTACCCCGTCCCGAGGTCCACGTGGTGCAGCTCCACCTCCGCCCACCGGCGCAACGGCACCCGCGACGCGGAGTCGGTGACCCCGTTGCGCAGCTCCACCGTGCGCGTCCAGTCCGCCGGCGCGGCCCCGGCGTCCTGGAAGCGGGCCGCGCTCTCCCGGACGTC comes from Streptomyces sp. SCL15-4 and encodes:
- the uvrB gene encoding excinuclease ABC subunit UvrB, which translates into the protein MRPVSHIERTVAPFEVVSPYQPSGDQPAAIADLARRIQAGEKDVVLLGATGTGKSATTAWMIEKLQRPTLVMAPNKTLAAQLANEFRELLPNNAVEYFVSYYDYYQPEAYVPQSDTYIEKDSSINEEVERLRHSATNSLLTRRDVVVVASVSCIYGLGTPQEYVDRMVPLRVGDEIDRDELLRRFVDIQYTRNDMAFTRGTFRVRGDTIEIFPVYEELAVRIEMFGDEIEALSTLHPLTGEIISDDRQLYVFPASHYVAGPERMERAVNDIEKELGERLGELERQGKLLEAQRLRMRTTYDIEMLRQIGSCSGVENYSLHFDGRAPGSPPNTLLDYFPDDFLLVIDESHVTVPQIGAMYEGDASRKRTLVDHGFRLPSALDNRPLKWEEFQERIGQTVYLSATPGAYELSRSDGVVEQIIRPTGLVDPEVVVKPTEGQIDDLVHEIRKRTEKDERVLVTTLTKKMAEDLTDYFLELGIQVRYLHSDVDTLRRIELLRELRAGEYDVLVGINLLREGLDLPEVSLVAILDADKEGFLRSGTSLIQTIGRAARNVSGQVHMYADKITPAMEKAIDETNRRREKQIAYNKARGIDPQPLRKKINDIVAQIAREEVDTEQLLGSGYRKTKDGKGAKAPVPSLGDKAAKAGKATKGAKGKTVPTDRPAAELAGQIEEMTERMRAAAAELQFEVAARLRDEVSEMKKELRQMREAGLA
- a CDS encoding MFS transporter, whose amino-acid sequence is MPRLAAASLAGTAIEFYDFFVYGTAAALVLGPLFFPTFSPLAGTLAAFATFGVGFIARPLGSVLFGHLGDRRGRRPVLVGSLLLTGFATVAVGCVPSYGAIGVAAPVLLLVLRFLQGLGLGGEWGGAVLLTAEHAPAGRRALWSSFPQVGPALGFGLANGVVLALSAALSDAEFARWGWRVPFWAAGALALAGLWLRSSLAESPRFLEIDDHARVPFFEVVRHHGRLVLLTAGALAVGYAVFYAVTTWSLAYATERLGVSRTVMLTCVMGAVLVQGALVPLVALVADRFGRRPMCLTGCVASALWMLPMVALLATGEPLLMFLGILGALLAFVTMFAVVAAYLPELYEPRVRCTGAAVGYNLGGVLGGALTPIVATALAERGGPVPWGVGAYLTGIALISLVCFALLPETRPVPVAAVEPVTG
- the aroQ gene encoding type II 3-dehydroquinate dehydratase; its protein translation is MPRTLANAPIMILNGPNLNLLGQRQPEIYGKETLADVEALCAKAAAAYGGTVDARQSNHEGQLVDWIHEARLGHCGIVINPGAYSHTSVAILDALNACDGMPVLEVHISNIHQREPFRHHSYVSRRADGVIAGCGVQGYVFGVERVAALLGAARADA
- a CDS encoding TerC family protein → MEVSMGLWVLTIVGLAALIAVDFFIGRKPHEVSVKEAGIWTVVWITLAGLFGLGLLVFGGGQPAGEFFAGFITEKSLSVDNLFVFVLIMAKFAVPTRYQQRVLLVGVLIALVLRAVFIAAGAAIITSFSWVFYLFGAFLIWTAWKLIQEARAEEHDEEYEENKLLKAAERRFGVADRYHDTKLWIRQNGKRVMTPMLVVMLAIGTTDVLFALDSIPAIFGLTQDPYIVFTANAFALMGLRQLYFLIGGLLKKLVHLSYGLSIILGFIGVKLVLHALHESGVHVPEISIPVSLGVICVVLAVTTVTSLLATRKQEARADGEGARKNHVDV
- a CDS encoding ABC transporter substrate-binding protein, encoding MHPAPRTLRSAVAAATVALLATAVGCAPQPEEKASAAPSGPAAKSCAKGGLATKTSGKLTIATDEPAYEPWFQDDKPASGKGFESAVAYAVAKRLGYDKSAVVWQSVPFNKAFAPGVKSFDFDINQVSISDERKKAVDFSSGYYDVRQAVIALKGGKAAEATDIAGLRKLKLGAQVGTTSLDYITDLVKPTEQAAVFAKNDQAKSALKNGQVDAIVTDLPTAFYITAAEVTNARIVGQFEHQGGTPEQFGLVLDKGSALTSCVTAAVDALREDGTLAGIEKQWLSDAVDAPVLK
- a CDS encoding amino acid ABC transporter permease is translated as MTVVKGEPAREGADDTGGPAGGGPRDDGYVPSERRLARDRHRRARARRATAIAALSTLVTAALLYLVVVSAPGWPRTKETFFSAHYAREAFPKILEGLWLNLRLLLVCGVAVLVLGMLIAIARTLRGPVFFPLRVLAAAYTDFFRGLPLIINLMIVVLGVPALRLQGVTVDPVVLGGTALTLTYSAYVAEVFRAGIDSVHPSQRAAARSLGLTNRQALRHVVLPQAVRRQVPPLLNDLVSLQKDTGLVSIGGAVDAVRAADIIVGRSLNYTPYIVAGLAFVALTIPMTRFTDWVTARTDRRRAQGGSL
- a CDS encoding MBL fold metallo-hydrolase — its product is MTYTGEVKVGGPADVHELKDLMITKIAVGPMDNNAYLLRCRATDEQLLIDAANEAPALLGMIGDDGIASVVTTHRHGDHWQALAEVVAATGARTYAGREDAAGIPVPTDVLVDDGDVIRVGRVELTARHLVGHTPGSIALVYDDPHGHPHVFTGDCLFPGGVGNTHKDPKAFASLIHDVETKIFGALADETWVYPGHGNDTTLGAERPHLPEWHARGW
- a CDS encoding maleylpyruvate isomerase family mycothiol-dependent enzyme, with the protein product MMDHAHDLACVREATDRLLTAVAALDNAALAEPSRLPGWSRGHVLTHLARNADALVNVLEGRPMYASAEARDTDIERGAPRPAEVQVADVRESAARFQDAGAAPADWTRTVELRNGVTDSASRVPLRRWAEVELHHVDLGTGYELEDLPAEFLERETGFLAERFSGHPDVPAVRLTDGTRAWTTGREAGAPGITVTGRPADLLGWLAGRRDGASLTVDGGELPKLPPL
- a CDS encoding amino acid ABC transporter ATP-binding protein, which codes for MESVRKTFGGSVVLRDIDLQVAPHTVTALIGASGSGKSTLLRCANLLEEIDDGAIWLDGEEITDPRADQDAVRRRIGVVFQAYNLFPHMTVLDNITLAPRRVHGVARAEAEERAGELLERLGLAGKADAYPDRLSGGQQQRVAIVRALAVRPRLLLLDEITAALDPELVGEVLEVVRGLKEDGMTMVLATHEMGFARDVADQVCFLDGGVVLEHGSAEQVFGEPRHERTRRFLRRIVEAGRL
- a CDS encoding ionic transporter y4hA, which produces MITRLRSLTRQWTILLPVLAVVLLALTWGRGLPGPAVALVTVVLAGSVLAAVHHAEVVAHRVGEPFGSLVLAIAVTIIEVALIVTLMADGGDKSSTLARDTVFAAVMITCNGIVGISLLVASLRHGTALFNPEGTGAALATVATLATLSLVLPTFTTSRPGPEFSTVQLTFAALSSLILYGLFVTTQTVRHRDYFLPVTRQGATVRGDDHAAPPTARTARFSLGLLGLALVGVVGLAKGVSPTIESGVAAAGLPQAVVGVIIALLVLLPETIAALRAARRDRVQTSLNLAHGSAMASIGLTIPAVALASVWLSGPLVLGLGSTHMLMLALTVVVSSLTVVPGRATPLQGGVHLVLFAAYLELAVNP
- a CDS encoding TerD family protein; translation: MSVNLSKGQAISLEKNDGASLTAVRMGLGWQAAKRRGLFGSRTREIDLDASAVLFAGQEPQDVVFFRHLVSDDGSVRHTGDNLVGGAGQGGDDEAILVDLQRVPARIDQIVFTVNSFTGQTFQEVQNAFCRLVDETNGQELARYTLAGGGDHTAQIMAKVHRAGSGWTMTALGAPADGRTFQDLMPAIRPHL